The Brachypodium distachyon strain Bd21 chromosome 4, Brachypodium_distachyon_v3.0, whole genome shotgun sequence nucleotide sequence TTTGGATGTTTGGTATGGAGGGATTTTGGAGGGATCAGACAGAGAAAAGCAGAGTTTATTTGGGGATTGGGGCGATTTCACAGCAAAAGCCTGCGTTTTCACTTCACAGGATCTGCCATGGGCAGCAGGAAGGCTGGATGGAGACAATGTCGCAAATCAATTTGCGAgtaatctctctctctctctctctctctctctctccagtTAACTAGAATCCACAGCTTAGCTTCATTAGTTAATGGTTCGATCTCATCTCCTATGGGATGGGACACAAGTAGAAGAATACAATACGATCAGGCAGTACGTGGGTCGGCATCACATCTATTTATAACTCTATctataaaacaaaattaaagttAATTAAGATGGGATATGATAGATTTTGCGTGTAGTCTGATCTGATGGGGATGGCGTTGGACGACGATTAGGGAGACTCATCTAACTTGTTGATCCTCGCACCCGAATTTCTAACACGAGGGGCCTAACCTGTTGATCCTGATTAAAAAATCTCTGCTAAAGGCACTTTGTTTGGCCACACCCTCCCTCTCTTGTCAACTCGTTCTACCTTGTTACcactcaaaagaaaaaactcgtTCTACCTTATCAGATAGAAACACACGGCTCAAATTATTTCTCGTAAAACTCCTTTCTCGTCTCCCTACAATCGGTACAGTACAAAAAATGGTCCTAAACGTGTGTTTTATAGCAGCAACAATGCAAATGACCACAAACAACATCCATTGGAGCCGTctttagaaagaaagaaagaaaaaaaggaaaaaaaacatccacACTGGAGCTGTGTGACGCATTGGGACGATGTGTCCTTGTTTGTGAGGCTGTTTTTGCGCGAGCAAAACCAAATTCGTTACATTTTTTGGTGAGTCAGTTGGGCCAGGAGTTCCGTGTACAAGTGGCTACACCAGCAGCCACTCACTCCTCAACTGCCATCCCCATGGAGGCGAGCTGGTCTCGTggaaaagcaaagcaaaaagaATAACAATGCAGTCCAGCTGCAgatccatggccgccgccggccatggcctctttcctcctcctccttgtccCTCCATCTTCTCCAAACCAAGACACTGCTACTCTCCCTCCAGATCCACCTGTTCACCTCGTCGATCCCCAATAATTatccgcagcagcagcacagagtcttcctcttcctcttcctcttcctcgtccacCACCACAGCCACAGGAACAAGAACaagcatcagcagcagctcgTCGATGAAGCTGACATACCTCGAGTTCAACGGCTGGATATGGGAGCTGCAGAACGGGTTCCGGATCCTCGTCGACCCAATCCTCGTCGGCAACCTCGACTTCGGCGTCCCGTGGCTCTTCGACGGCGCCAAGAAGAGCCTCACCGCAGCAGACTCCTCCGGCATCATCCGAGACCCCAAAGTGGACCTGCTGCTCATCACCCAGAGCCTGGACGACCACTGCCACCTCCGCACCCTCAAGGAGCTCTCCGCCATGGCGCCGGGCCTCCCCGTCGTCACCACGCCCAACGCCCAACCCATCGTCTCCAAGCTCCCCTTCAAACAGGTCACCTACCTGGAGCCCGGCCAGTGCACCAccgtcgatggcggcggcgtcacCGTGCTGGCCACGGCCGGCCCCGTGCTCGGCCCGCCCTGGCAGCGGCCGGAGAACGGATACATCGTCACcccctccggctccggcaacaacaacagcatcTACTACGAGCCGCACTGCGTCTACGACGCCGCCTTCCTGCGCGACCGCGGGCTGCGCGCCGACGTGCTCATCACGCCGGTCGTCAAGCAGCTCCTCCCGGCCAACTTCACCCTCGTGTCCGGGCAGGAGGACGCCGTCGAGCTCGCCAGGCTGCTCCGGCCCGCCTACGTGGTGCCCATGAGCAACGGCGAGTTCGATGCCAAGGGCCTCCTCACCGCCGTCATCACCACCCAGGGCACGCCGCTGGCATTCAAGGCTCTGCTTTCCCAGGCGCTCCCCCAGGCCCAGGTCATGGAACCAACCCCCGGCGTCCCGCTTCACCTGCAATTCGACAACACATCGAGCTCTGTCCTAGCAGCAGATTAATTCCCCATTCCAACGATAAGAACGAGAGACagattcatcatcatcaatctATTTTAGAATGTActctctatatatacacaATCAAAGTAGACTGAGTGATGATTGATGTGTTTCATATTCAGGCTAGCCTGTATCCATTCCATCATCAGGATCAGCAGCACGGCCAAGGTGAACCCACACATACTGCAGCAGGTTCTTAGAGCCTGTAAAC carries:
- the LOC100842381 gene encoding uncharacterized protein LOC100842381 — encoded protein: MQSSCRSMAAAGHGLFPPPPCPSIFSKPRHCYSPSRSTCSPRRSPIIIRSSSTESSSSSSSSSSTTTATGTRTSISSSSSMKLTYLEFNGWIWELQNGFRILVDPILVGNLDFGVPWLFDGAKKSLTAADSSGIIRDPKVDLLLITQSLDDHCHLRTLKELSAMAPGLPVVTTPNAQPIVSKLPFKQVTYLEPGQCTTVDGGGVTVLATAGPVLGPPWQRPENGYIVTPSGSGNNNSIYYEPHCVYDAAFLRDRGLRADVLITPVVKQLLPANFTLVSGQEDAVELARLLRPAYVVPMSNGEFDAKGLLTAVITTQGTPLAFKALLSQALPQAQVMEPTPGVPLHLQFDNTSSSVLAAD